One genomic segment of uncultured Desulfobacter sp. includes these proteins:
- a CDS encoding YkgJ family cysteine cluster protein, with the protein MDLDKHFVKYEAVVNMVDQVFDRVKKEFPKEVFCREKCSDCCYAIFDLTLIEALYLNHKFNENFSGREKADLIAIADKTDRILAKMKRDAYKKVKEGADQLEIVGKMSQERVRCPLLGENNLCLMYEFRPITCRVYGIPTSTAGASHICGRTNFVQGKAYPTLNMDKIYTQLQLLSAELIKDIKSSNIRMHELLIPVSMAMVTLFNDEFLGVKKDG; encoded by the coding sequence ATGGATTTAGATAAACATTTTGTAAAATATGAAGCGGTTGTCAACATGGTGGACCAGGTCTTTGACCGGGTTAAAAAAGAATTCCCTAAAGAGGTCTTCTGCAGGGAAAAATGCTCGGATTGCTGCTATGCCATTTTTGATCTGACCCTGATTGAGGCGCTTTACCTGAACCACAAATTTAATGAAAATTTTTCAGGCAGAGAAAAAGCCGATCTCATTGCCATTGCCGATAAAACAGACCGGATTTTGGCCAAAATGAAACGTGATGCCTACAAAAAAGTCAAGGAAGGGGCTGACCAGCTTGAAATTGTGGGAAAAATGTCCCAGGAAAGGGTCCGATGTCCCCTTCTGGGTGAAAACAATCTGTGCTTGATGTACGAGTTCCGGCCCATTACCTGCAGAGTATACGGAATCCCCACCTCCACGGCAGGGGCCTCCCACATCTGTGGCCGGACCAATTTTGTTCAGGGTAAGGCCTACCCCACCCTGAACATGGATAAAATATACACCCAGCTCCAGCTGTTGTCTGCGGAACTGATAAAAGATATTAAGTCGTCCAACATCCGGATGCATGAATTGCTGATCCCTGTATCCATGGCGATGGTAACCCTGTTTAACGATGAATTTCTTGGAGTGAAAAAAGATGGGTGA
- a CDS encoding 50S ribosomal protein L11 methyltransferase, with protein MIPFDRNRALDILHNAEVRLTARAYIREISRDFSLTPFQAKKVVTSLVQSQDVAYQDLYGSTYVMEGFSKPVRITDRIFILPPDVASIAGSNDIDIRISVGISFGTGHHPTTRLCLEALDNLFFSTGQSDHLQGGKAGDIGTGSGVLAIAACLAGMSRCMAWETDANAVSEAQRNVAANGLENRINVIHDIMTVQDLRLSLVMANLRFPTLKQIAPDIFSILVPGGNLILSGVRAWEMDNLKTHYSAMGFSIDWEREEKQWGALTLTKKP; from the coding sequence ATGATTCCCTTTGACCGAAACCGAGCCCTGGATATTCTTCATAATGCCGAGGTACGCCTGACCGCCAGGGCTTATATCCGTGAAATCAGCCGGGATTTTTCCCTGACACCTTTCCAGGCAAAAAAAGTGGTTACATCCCTTGTTCAGAGCCAGGATGTGGCCTACCAGGATCTGTATGGATCCACTTATGTCATGGAAGGCTTTTCAAAACCGGTCCGGATCACGGACCGAATTTTTATTCTGCCCCCTGATGTTGCAAGCATTGCGGGCTCCAATGACATAGATATCCGAATAAGCGTCGGCATCTCCTTCGGCACCGGCCACCACCCCACCACCCGGCTTTGCCTGGAAGCCCTGGACAATCTTTTTTTCTCAACAGGGCAGTCAGACCATCTTCAAGGCGGTAAAGCTGGGGATATCGGCACGGGTTCCGGGGTTCTTGCCATAGCTGCCTGCCTTGCAGGCATGTCCCGGTGCATGGCCTGGGAAACTGATGCCAATGCGGTTAGCGAGGCCCAGCGGAATGTTGCAGCCAATGGCCTTGAAAACAGAATAAACGTTATCCACGACATCATGACGGTTCAGGATTTAAGACTTTCTCTTGTCATGGCTAACTTAAGATTTCCCACCCTTAAGCAGATTGCACCAGACATTTTTTCAATCCTCGTACCCGGTGGAAACCTTATTCTTTCAGGAGTCAGGGCCTGGGAAATGGATAATCTGAAAACCCATTACAGCGCCATGGGTTTTTCCATAGACTGGGAACGGGAAGAAAAGCAATGGGGAGCCTTAACACTGACAAAAAAGCCATAG
- a CDS encoding thermonuclease family protein, which produces MRRTIQLLITVLLVLSVSQARCDVYSWIDENGIRHFSNVGLPYGKKAAQTPEAVSAAINQSNFKVTKVFDGDTVQVQGQDLDFRIRMVAIDAPETGGSKKKGQPYSQKAKKVLQQLLQGKKVRLKQYGTGGYNRILAEIFSQGRNINLTMIRQGLAEVYRGRLPKNLDPGPYKKAQADAKRRRTGMWSQGKAYKSPKTWRKENPR; this is translated from the coding sequence ATGCGACGTACCATTCAACTTCTTATAACCGTACTTCTGGTTTTAAGCGTATCCCAGGCTAGGTGTGATGTGTATAGCTGGATCGATGAAAACGGGATCAGGCACTTTTCCAATGTCGGTTTGCCTTATGGAAAAAAGGCGGCACAAACTCCCGAAGCTGTCAGTGCCGCCATAAATCAATCTAATTTTAAGGTCACAAAAGTATTTGACGGCGATACCGTGCAGGTTCAGGGACAGGATCTTGACTTTCGTATCCGCATGGTTGCCATTGACGCCCCGGAAACCGGTGGATCAAAAAAGAAGGGGCAGCCCTATTCCCAAAAGGCAAAAAAGGTTTTACAACAGCTCCTTCAGGGAAAAAAAGTTCGGTTGAAACAGTACGGAACCGGCGGGTACAACCGGATTTTGGCGGAAATTTTTTCCCAAGGCCGCAACATTAATTTGACCATGATTCGCCAGGGGCTTGCCGAAGTCTACCGGGGCAGATTGCCTAAAAATCTTGATCCCGGCCCTTACAAGAAGGCCCAGGCTGATGCCAAGCGCAGACGAACGGGCATGTGGTCCCAAGGGAAAGCTTATAAGAGCCCCAAAACATGGCGGAAAGAAAATCCCAGGTAG